The genomic stretch TGCAGGGTTCGTGGGCTGGCGCAATTGGTCATACCCAATTTATCCCAACAACATTTGAAGCCTATGCTGTCGATTTTGATGGCGACGGGCATCGTGATTTGGTGAACAGCATCCCGGATGCGCTGGCTTCCACCGCCAATTATCTGGCCAGTTCCGGTTGGGAACGTGACCAGCCGTGGGGCTTTGAAGTGCGTTTGCCTGCTAATTTCGATTGGTCGAAAGCTGACCCGGATTATTGGTTGCCCATGAATATCTGGGGCATGGTCGGTGGCTTGACCACAGCACAAGGGCAAGTGCTGGATGGCACGGGCGAAGGTTTCGTGTTGCTGCCCGCCGGTTATCGCGGCCCAGCTTTTTTGGCCTTACGGAATTTTCAGGCAATTCTCAAATACAACAATGCCCAGAATTATGCGCTGGCAGTGGGCTATTTGGGCGATCGTATCCAAGGCAAGCCACCGCTAACAGCAGCTTGGCCGACGCAAGATACCTCGCTGAGCCATGATCAAAAATCCGAGTTACAAGCCTTGCTCACGTCAGCGGGTTTTAATACTGACGGGGTAGATGGCAAGCTGGGGCCAAATACCCGTTCGGCTTTGCGGCGCTGGCAAGTCGAAGCCGGTTTCCCGGCTGACGGTTACGCCACGCTGCAACAGTTGGATGCGTTGCGCCAGCGCGTGGCTTCAGCTCCCCGCCAACCGTAACGCCAGCATGTGTTCGCAGGGCCCTTGGTTCAGCTTGTTCTGGATGTAAAAGTGGCAATGGCAGCTTGCCGCCACCAGGCGCATATCCGCATCCAGAGTGATTTCGGGCTGGTAGGTTTGTGCATTATCCAGCACTTCCCCGCGTATCAATACCCGGTCATTCTGCTGCGCTTCCCGCGCCAGTACCGTCACCAAATTGGCTAGCCGGAAATTGTCTGCTTTGGCTTCACGCTCATTGCTGAAACGCAGCTTATCCATCGGCAGCGGGTCTTTGCTGAGTTCACGGATGCGGTACACATCGCTATCCATGTCATACAACACCCGCCCGTATTGCGAATAAATCCCCAAGGCTGATTTGACGGTCAGTAGATCCAGCCCCAAGCGTAGCGCCAGCGAAGTAGCACTTTCCTGCCAAGTGGTTTGCAAAGCTGCAAAGACGCGTTCCGCCGTGACGCTATCGACTTCGCCGCGTGGCGCCATCAGGTCGAAATTGCCCATGCGTGAAAAGTCATTGGCGCTCCAGCCCGACAAACCCAGCGTGAAGGTCATGTGTTCCATTTCCGCCACCCAAAAGCTCGGCAGGCCGGAACCCATCAAACTCACGCGGAAATGTTTCACGATCGGCAACAAGCGTTCCAGAATGAACAAGCGTCGCCGCCCCCAAATACGGATTTCCTGCGCGGTATTGCCGCTGTAAAGACTGCGCGGACAGGTCAGGGTTTCGCCCCACGGGTCAAACTTCACCTGAATCGGTTGGTCAGGCGTCAGGCAGAAACGCAAGGAGCGTGGCCCACTTTTTTCCTTGTGGCGCTTTAAAAACAGCAGGATATTATACATATCCATCGGGTGCAGCGTGAATTCGGTAAACGGCAAACTCATGGCCGAGCTGACTTGCAGGAAACCGCGCACCCAACTGTCGGGCAGGTCAATCTTTTCTTCCTTGAAGTCGTCGCTCAACGCGGTCTGCACTTCAAAGCCGGAGGGGTCGATCACAAACTGGGTGCGTTTGTAATCACGGATTTTCTGGAATTCCTGATACAACTCGTGCGAATAGTCGATATTGGTCGTGCCATAAGCGTGTTCACGCACCTTATCGAACACCTCGTAACGGCAGCTTAATTTGCCGTAACTCGACTCATCCTGCGAGAAGCATTCAAAAAAGAGGCTGTCGGGGTGTACCGTAATCACCGGGTCGAGTACAAACCACGCATCCCTGTCATTTTTGTACAAATACTGGAAATACTTGGAGCGGGCATTGTAGAACGGTGATAACGCGGCACTTTCGGCGTGTTGCACTTCGCGCATTTGCTGGCGTAACTCATCCAGTTGCGCTTTGACCTTGCCCTGTTGCGCCATGGCTTGCGCCAGAAACACGTCTTCCTGCTCTTTGAGCCATGCCTTGTAATCGGATTTATCCTTGGGCTGGAAAGCCATATCCGACACCACGACCTGATGCAGCGCGGACATCGCCTCGCGGAACGGGATATGTTGCCCAAGGTCAGCGGCAAAAAATGTCGGGTTGCGCAACGCATCCGGCACGAATGACATGTTGGTTTCACGGCCGTTATTGGCGACTTGCGAATGACCGTGGTATTTTCTGGAAAATTCCATCAGTAAGCCCTCACCGCTGGTGCGATTATCTGTACCGGGGTTTGCTGGATGCCGTAGCGGTTTTGCAATTCAAACAAGGTTTTGATGTAACGCGATTTGTCGGCAATCACTCGGCTCAACGATTGGTCGCTGAACAAGGCCGCTACCATCCGCGCCACTTGCTCATCCTTGCCGGATTCGGTAAACAGGAAGGCAATCACCCGGTCTTTTACCAAACGCCCGCGATTCACCTGCGACAGCACGGTATTGAAATAGCCTTGCAGCTTGAGGATCGTGTCCGGCTTATTGGCGGCGTATGCCTGCAAAAAGTTCGATACAAACAACTGCACGTTATTGGCGGGGTGCTGGCTCAATTGCAGCAAGTAGGTTTCCCCCTCACCTTGCTGGAAGCCACGTAACACTAGTTCGCGCCCGAATTGTTGCACGTCGTGATAGACCTGATCACACACCGCCACGACCCGTTCACTCGTCCAGAAATCGTCTGCAAAGCCGCTGAAGAACTGGATGGCTTGGGCGCGGGTATCCTCCCAGCGGTTATCCAGAATCCGCACCGCTTCTGCGAACTGTGCGGCAACCCGTGCCGGATCAGCCTGTAAAGCTGTGATTGCCCACTCGCGCACTTGCAAGGTCGGGATTTTGCTCAACATCGCCAACTGCTTGACCGAAAACGCACTGGCAGGGTGTGCAGGCAAAATCAACGCCCCGGCACGTTCCGCCAACTTGCTTTTCGCGGTCAGCAAGCGCCATAACAGATTTTGGTCAATCTCGGCGTGGATCGCTGCAACCGCTTGCACCAGCGCCAGCATGTCATCGCTGTAACCATCCACAGGTTCAGCCTTGAATAGCAGCGGCAAAATATGTGCGAAAATGTCTTTCTGGAAGGCGGCATCGTTGATGGACAGCGCCACCGTCCGCGCTCCACGGCGCAATTCAGCATTGTCAGATGTGAGTGCATTGAACAGCAGTACCCGGTATTGCTGTTTCTCGGCATCACTGAGCTTGCTGATCAGGGCGATACCCAGGGCTTGCAATTCAGGTTCTGGGCGTGCCAGTAACAGCGGCAGCAACACATGATTGCCGGGCATGGCGTACACATAATTTTTCGCGAACAGTTGCACATCAGCATGGGGCGAGAGCAACAGGTTCAGCAATAAATCAGGGCTTTCTGCGAAGTGTTCTGGCGTCAGGTTTGCCAACGCGTGATGGCGGATGCTGGCAAACTGGGCATTCAGCAGTGTGTAGACCACCTCGGTCTGCTGCAAAGCGTCACGCAAGTGTTCCAGCGCCAGCGTCGCAGTATTTTCATAGGGGCGCACCACCAGTTCCAGCCAAGTGGCTTGGGTTTGTTCCTGCAAAAACGCCGTTTGCGGCTGGAGGCGACGGTAGGCGAAATCATTCACCATCGCTGCCTTGCAATGACGCAAGATGTAGAGCAAATCCTGCCCCGCATACGCCCACAAGGTTGGGAAAGCTTCCGGCTGGTTGGCTTCGTTCTGGCGGTTTTCCTGCAAAAACCAAGTGCCTATGTAGTTTTGTCCGTAGCGTTGGCTGTGACGGTGCAGGATGAAATTCAGCGCCACCAGTTCGGGGAAGTAAAGCAGGTGCTTTTTCGGGGTATGTTGTGCCATTGGCGAGGCATCATCCGCCAGCACTAATATTTCCCGCGCTAGCCGCAGATAATCGTTGGGGGCGAATTTACCCAAGTTGCGCAAATGGCGCACGGTACGGCGACGCAAATACAGCTTGCTTTGGCGGGTGAATGCCGTGTTTTCGTCGCGCCATGCTTGCCGCCGCCCTTCATCCGGGGTGGTTTCCAGCCGATGATTCAGCACGGCAAGTGCTGCGTGGTCATCCAGAAACTCGGCCATTTTGTAAAGCTTGCGGAACGAGGCGGTAAACGATTGGTTCACCGGGGCATTCTGGATGGCGCGGAAAGCCAGCGCCCGTTTGTCCGGCTGGATGCTGGCCAGCGCGTATAAGCCCACCACATGCTGGCTGTAATGTTCCAGCAACTGCTCTTTGGGTTGCAGGGCATCTTTGCGCAAATCGGCAAAGCGATCCATGAACAAGCGGCGGACGTGGTAATTGAGTGCAGTGTCATATTTACTGCGGATGGCATCGCTGACCTGATGCTGGTAGCCATAGAACCAGCGATTAGCCCTGATGGTCGGCACAACCCGCTTGACCACATCATCGTAAGCCTCGTGGGTGTGCAGGATGGCATAGCATTGCTGCAAACGTTCGGCGAACACGGCTGACTGACGTTTGCTTTGCTGCTCGTAGTAGTTGATGACACGCTGCCACAAGCTGCTGATATTTTTCACTTTACCCGTGGCTTTCAGGGCGTTTTGCAGGTTGCGTTTGGCCTCACCCCACAGGTATTGCACATTGCCTTCGTTGGCGCGGGCAATGTCGTAGGTATCATGTGCCAGCACGGTTTGCAGATTCATGCCTGCCAGCAGTTGCTGATACAGCTCGAAGTCGGCTTGGTATTCGCGCTGTTTCTGAGCCAGCAAGGCGTTATAGTGGTAACTCAGGACATCGGTAATGGCAGGTTCGAGTTTGGGCACGGCGGCCTTGCTTGCCTGAATTTTGGTATAGCTGACA from Thiothrix litoralis encodes the following:
- a CDS encoding lytic murein transglycosylase codes for the protein MNRRWLHWLPIVLLLAAVLFGYSSVVDSAFEVWKQQFRQVALSEGIHAETVDRALSGLLPDSKVLRLEAHQPEFTKTVWEYLETAASPERIATGQAMLRDYADLLQRIHTQYGVQPEYLLAIWGLESNFGNHTGRYSIVRSLATLAYAGAVERRDFWQKQLVSALRILQQGDMSPVAMQGSWAGAIGHTQFIPTTFEAYAVDFDGDGHRDLVNSIPDALASTANYLASSGWERDQPWGFEVRLPANFDWSKADPDYWLPMNIWGMVGGLTTAQGQVLDGTGEGFVLLPAGYRGPAFLALRNFQAILKYNNAQNYALAVGYLGDRIQGKPPLTAAWPTQDTSLSHDQKSELQALLTSAGFNTDGVDGKLGPNTRSALRRWQVEAGFPADGYATLQQLDALRQRVASAPRQP